TTGAGCACTTGAGCCGTCACATTAATGCCGGGGACATCATTTTATTAGATGAGATTTCATGGATGGGATCCAAAGACCCGAGCTTTATTCCAAAGCTGAAGGCTTGGTGGGACAAACAACAACTTCCCATTATGGTTGTATTTTGCGGATCTGTTTCAATATGGATTGAAGAAAATATTTTAAAAAGCACTGCCTTTTTTGGTCGTATTAATCTCACGATCACTTTAGAACCCCTCCCTATACCGGATGCCAATAAGCTACTTAGAGCCTCCGGGTTTCAGGGTTCTGATTATGACACCTATAAACTACTCAGCATCTTAGGGGGTATCCCATGGTACTTAGAACAAATCACACCCGGCCAAACCGTTGATGATTTAATCAAGCAATTATGCTTTGAAAAAGACGGTCTATTGGTTTTGGAATTTGATCGCATTTTTCATGATTTATTTAATGGTAAAGGGGCTTCCTATAAGAAGATACTAGATAGTCTAAAAGAGGGCATGAAAACATTAGCAGATGTACGCAAACTCACGGAGTTCCCGCATAGCGGCACGTTAAGCAGCCTTATGGAACATTTAATAATCGCCGGTTTTGTTCAAAGGCAAAACCTGTGGTCCTTTAAAACGAACAAACCACTGAAACAAAGCTTGTATTGCATCTGTGATCCTTACATGCGCTTTTATCTAAAATTAATAGAACCCCGGCGTAATAAAATTGATCTGGGAGAGTTTCAAAATACAAATATATCAAGCCTACCGGGATTTGAAGCTCATATTGGGTTGCAATTAGAACAGTTGCTTTTGCAAAACAGGCGGATATTACTTAAGGCTATTGGTATTAACCCGGCAGATATCATTG
This window of the Simkaniaceae bacterium genome carries:
- a CDS encoding ATPase, with protein sequence MTNPIFIGRKNELERLGALHKKKTPGLVVVKGRRRVGKSRLIHFFASKHIEAKLWDFAGLAPQDGMDDQSQRDHFARQLATHLKLPPFTFQDWTDAFEHLSRHINAGDIILLDEISWMGSKDPSFIPKLKAWWDKQQLPIMVVFCGSVSIWIEENILKSTAFFGRINLTITLEPLPIPDANKLLRASGFQGSDYDTYKLLSILGGIPWYLEQITPGQTVDDLIKQLCFEKDGLLVLEFDRIFHDLFNGKGASYKKILDSLKEGMKTLADVRKLTEFPHSGTLSSLMEHLIIAGFVQRQNLWSFKTNKPLKQSLYCICDPYMRFYLKLIEPRRNKIDLGEFQNTNISSLPGFEAHIGLQLEQLLLQNRRILLKAIGINPADIIASGPFRQSKTTTKAGCQIDYLVQTTTKNLFVCEFKFKRREIGTDIISQVQEKISALKVPRGFAAIPVLFHIGGVSTNLATGDYFYRMIDIADFLEMA